A genomic segment from Spinacia oleracea cultivar Varoflay chromosome 3, BTI_SOV_V1, whole genome shotgun sequence encodes:
- the LOC110777841 gene encoding uncharacterized protein, whose protein sequence is MKPVRQKKRNHGEARNLAAAAEVQKLMDAGFIRPCQYPDWVANVVLVPKPNGTWRMGIEANPDKVQTVITMTSPKTVKDVQCLTGCLAALGRFLSSAGDKCHYFFSTIKKGTQFEWTPQAEAAFLRLKEHLHTLPRLVSPLSGERDGMQLPVYFVSHMFQNAELKYPTVEKFGFALFLASKKLRPYFLDHRLIVYTDQPLKRPFTNLEASGRMLNWEIELNAFDISYKPRKAIQGQAFADFIAEMTRPLYLKNEKTQWVVHVDGSATQNGCGAGIICESLEGDVYEYAMRFNFQTSNNEAEYEALICEIQMSKAGGAAEVLVLSDSQLIVSQVKGEYEANDDTMIKYLEKVRQEAQQLTSFEIQHIPRSENRKADALSKLASSASCGTPHHVFWEVKQSKSIDVLRTDILDRTATWMDDIVNFKMNGVLPKDPKQAERLQKKFTWFEIWNGTLYQKAFSRPLLRCVTPEKGHEVLEDLHQGLCSSHIGGRALAEKALRTGYYWPTLKEDALDLVKRCDKCQRFAHLIRRPAQKLTPITSPIPFAKWGMDLLGPYTTALGGLRYVIVVVDYFTKWVEAEALKNTKAQDSIVFDNGPQFKTPKLESWLADHGVTACFASVGRPQANGQVEAFNKIISEGMTKKLDEAKGLWADELPNVLWSIRTTAKNSTGETPFLLAYGAEAVLPIEMCEPTLRVMLFNEDANWEMMKAALDFLLGTRGNTALRQQLYKLRMTREYNKRVSGRILKVGDFVLRKMEAVGRANEQGKLTPTWEGPYEIYE, encoded by the exons ATGAAACCAGTACGacagaagaaaagaaatcatGGGGAGGCAAGAAATTTAGCCGCCGCTGCTGAAGTACAGAAGTTAATGGACGCAGGCTTCATACGTCCATGTCAGTATCCAGACTGGGTAGCCAATGTAGTACTGGTACCTAAGCCCAATGGGACGTGGAGGAT GGGCATTGAGGCCAATCCTGACAAGGTACAGACCGTCATCACTATGACGTCGCCAAAGACAGTTAAAGATGTGCAATGCTTGACTGGTTGCCTTGCCGCCTTGGGACGATTTTTGTCTAGTGCTGGAGATAAGTGTCAttactttttcagtaccatAAAAAAGGGGACCCAATTTGAATGGACGCCACAGGCAGAGGCTGCCTTCCTCCGTTTGAAAGAGCATCTGCACACTCTGCCGCGGCTAGTCAGCCCTCTCTCAGGGGAG AGGGATGGAATGCAACTACCTGTCTATTTCGTCAGCCACATGTTCCAGAATGCAGAGCTTAAGTATCCAACTGTTGAAAAATTCGGCTTCGCGCTATTCTTAGCTAGCAAGAAGCTTCGCCCTTACTTCTTGGACCATCGGCTGATAGTGTACACAGATCAACCTCTGAAACGGCCATTTACTAACCTGGAGGCGTCCGGGAGAATGCTCAATTGGGAAATCGAGCTTAATGCATTTGATATTTCATATAAGCCGCGGAAGGCCATACAGGGGCAGGCTTTTGCTGATTTTATTGCAGAAATGACTAGGCCACTCTACTTGAAAAATGAAAAGACTCAATGGGTAGTCCACGTGGATGGCTCTGCCACCCAAAATGGGTGTGGAGCCGGCATTATCTGTGAATCACTAGAAGGGGATgtctatgaatatgcaatgcgtTTCAACTTTCAGACGTCAAACAATGAAGCTGAATATGAAGCCTTGATATGCGAAATCCAAATGAGCAAAGCAGGCGGGGCAGCAGAGGTCCTGGTCTTATCCGACTCACAGTTAATTGTCAGTCAAGTAAAGGGAGAATATGAAGCCAATGATGACACCATGATAAAATACTTGGAAAAAGTCCGCCAAGAAGCACAGCAGCTGACTAGCTTTGAAATACAACACATACCACGGTCTGAAAATAGAAAGGCAGACGCCTTATCCAAGTTGGCAAGCTCAGCATCCTGCGGCACACCACATCAtgtattttgggaggtaaaacagTCCAAGAGCATTGACGTCTTGAGGACAGACATCTTAGACCGAACGgccacctggatggatgatattgtcaatttcaaaatgaatggtGTGCTCCCTAAAGACCCCAAGCAGGCGGAAAGGTTACAAAAGAAATTCACCTGGTTCGAGATATGGAATGGGACTTTATACCAAAAAGCTTTCTCGCGGCCTCTTCTTCGCTGCGTAACCCCAGAGAAGGGGCATGAAGTACTGGAGGATCTCcatcagggattatgcagctcACACATAGGGGGGAGGGCCTTGGCAGAAAAAGCTCTAAGAACTGGATAttattggcccactctcaaagaagacgctCTTGACTTGGTTAAGCGGTGTGATAAATGTCAACGGTTTGCTCATCTAATTCGACGACCGGCTCAGAAACTAACACCCATCACCAGTCCTATAccatttgctaaatgggggatggacctaTTAGGCCCTTATACGACGGCCCTAGGGGGACTGCGCTATGTGATAGTTGttgtcgactatttcaccaaatgggtagaagctgaagcCCTGAAAAACACCAAGGCACAGGAC TCCATtgtctttgataatgggccacaattcaagacaCCTAAGTTGGAAAGCTGGTTGGCTGATCACGGCGTCACggcatgttttgcatcagttgGCCGCCCTCAAGCAAATGGACAGGTAGAAGCATTCAACAAGatcatctctgaagggatgacAAAGAAGCTTGATGAAGCAAAAGGGTTGTGGGCCGACGAATTACCCAATGTCTTATGGTCTATACGAACAACAGCAAAAaattccacaggagaaacaccattcttatTAGCATATGGAGCTGAGGCCGTCCTACCaattgaaatgtgtgaaccaactctGCGCGTCATGCTATTTAATGAagatgccaattgggaaatgatgaaagcGGCCTTGGATTTCTTGCTTGGAACCAGAGGGAACACGGCTCTACGCCAAcagctatacaaactccgaatGACTAGGGAGTACAACAAAAGAGTCTCCGGAAGAATCTTAAAGGTTGGAGATTTCGTGCTAAGGAAGATGGAGGCCGTTGGACGTGCTAATGAACAAGGGAAGCTCACCCCTACCTGGGAAGGTCCATACGAAATCTATGAATAG